A region of the Emys orbicularis isolate rEmyOrb1 chromosome 6, rEmyOrb1.hap1, whole genome shotgun sequence genome:
ATGTAGGTACCTAAcccccttaggctcctttgaaaatccaagccttATCTGCTCCATCTTTTGTTTTCCATCAAGTCACTTTAAATCAGCCCTTTACCTGGGTAAGTGCAGTGACTCTGTTCTCACTAGGAAACAGAGGTGGATCTTCTCCAACCTGGAAGTCGAAGTACACAGTTTTGTGCGTGAAAGTAGAAAATTCATTGCTGAAGCAGAATTTGTATGTTCCATTCCTAGATGCAGTGAAGGTAAAGCTATCATACTGTTTTTTCATCTCTTTGTACAACACAATGCCATCAGGATCTTCCAGCCGACAATCAACATCATAATGCCCTCCAGTGATCACCTGTGGAGTGTGAAAGATTATTGGCACTTTAACAGAGTAGAAAGTTATTCTTAGTATTACAGTTATCTAAGCACCTCTACAAGTCATTCGATCtgatgtatttaatttaatttaactaaTTCACTAAACCAGAACTAGAGAAGATACAGAGAGCTGTAATAAACCGGAGTTCACCAGTGAAGTTGTTCAATTCAAGAGTATTAATTTATATTGGCCTACAGGAATGAACTTGGATTTTACACACTAACAAAACAAGAATAACTCAGAATAAAATACTGTACATCCACTCAGTTGTAGAAGATTGATAAGTTTTTTCAAACATATTAATTTATATAAATACATGAGAGAAAGTTTCATTTCAATTAAGTTATTTTACTTAAGTTTCTCAGATACTTCAGTGATAGGTACAGTACAAGAACCTGACAAGGAGACAATAAAATTAAAGTAATACTGTGTTAGAACAGTAAGATTTACTGTATTTTAGGCCCACTTTTCAAGTCCAGAAAAACCAATACAGCATTAAACAGGCTGGAGCTGTTCCAGCAGGTTGGAATTGCCAGAATGCAACAATGTCCCAGCCTACACCTGCTTCCGATGTGACTGGAAGGGTGTTGCACACAGACACGTTAAGCCAGCTTTCTTCCTGCTTTGTGCTGCAGAGTGGCATAAGAATGGGGACTGGATATGTCCCCccacccttttcccccccccctccaaatctTTATCAGCATAGTTTTGGAAATGAGAGAAAAgcatacagtggagtcgcatcagaCGTGCATTTAACTTACGCGAATTCAATTATACGCgctcggcaaaaaaaaaaaaagaaaaataacgaTTCCGCCCACCATTCCAGTCAATGAGCATATGCCCCGGAGTGAGCATGAGATGGGAgacgtgaatctgctgttccctcagtctGTCTCAGTTCCTACAtgcctctcatagtgtgagcatctcgcggcgctgagtgtgattctagtgtttaaagatactgtcagaggtgaaagtaagcctgTACGGcttaccggcaagagccagtacaccgtgccagactggcttccccaggctggcgatttaaagggcccggggcttcctgcagcagctggagccctgggccctttaaatcacctcccaagccccgctgccagagccccggggtcgtgatttaaagggcccagggctccatactgacttactttcacctctgagtatacagtactgtactttatgggcgatttaagggattttcaagggtaattttgactatacacgattttcgccttacgcgctgactttagaacctaacccccgcgtaagatgcgactccactgtactaggtttaaattaaaaaaagctgTATCCTTATGATACAGACACTATGCATTTAAGAATTCTTTATAGGTTTTAGACAGAGTCTTCATAGTAAACCTAGTTTCTAAATTTCAGTGGAAACAAGTCAGATAGGTTTGATTTCAGCACAACTTTATAGAAATTTTTTTGTTGCAGTTGCATTTAGGGGATTTTAATGCAGACTTAGGAATACTGTTGCCTCCCTCGAGCAGAGCTTGTGTCTTCTCCCAACACTGAATTAAGTTAGTCAAAGCTTAGAACTGTCCCAAACCCTCATGTGATTGAGTGAAACTCaaagtaaaaatatataaaacaaaatattttcacagcACCTGAAATCACATTGACAAACCTATAAGCAATGTAAAAGAAAGCCTTTGGCGAATTTAGAAACCACTGATTTATATCTGGATAAACAATGAGGTACAAATTTAAATGTGAGCAAGCATTTTACCCCCTTTTGAAACGAACATTTTGAGTGCATCTACAGACAACAAGCTCATCTGACTAGCAATGTCTATAACAGATTGTTCAAAAGCCTACGATTGGAGAAGATAGAAACAACACTTAAATATTAAAACAGATTaaacaaagcactagaaaacaaCAATTCTGCAGAGGATAGATTAGCCCCAACAGGTCTTATCTCCAACTTCCACAATTCAGATACAAATGGGTGCATCAGTTTGAAAGGTTTAACCCAAAGATATTACATTTAAACAAATTAAAGATAAATGTTTTAGGACAGACTTCCACTCATACAAATTAAAATAGCTCAGATAGCGGAAAGAAGCAGCCCAGTTTTTGTGGAAAATTCTTCTCAACAAAATACAGatgactgaaatatttcagtgtcaCTATTCAAAGAAATCATTTAGTTTCTTTAGATGCAAGCAGCCTCAGAAATTGCACGTTAGATCAACAATCTTTAACTACAAGTGGGAGATTCAATTACTACCAAAGAGCTACAACTAATTTGGCTAAGTATCAAATGATTAGGACTTGTTTTAATGCTAGATTTGAAAGACAAAACTGATAGAAAAATCACTCTGGTGGTTTTCTATTTCTATGGGTGCAGAACAAGCTGAAAGACATTTGGGGCAGAATTCACCGATGCACAATTCCTCCAGAAAGCATGGGCACATGTTAAACACTGAAAAGCAACTGCATTAATTCATAATTATTTATGATGTATTctatttaggcttggcagaattcacctttttatatataattttgatggataatatcaatgtttatttttaagcagttttttctatttttattgatttaaacttTCACAGTTTTGGAACATTATGTGGATGACAGTAGACCATGAGataaaaaaacagttaaagctttATGAATGCTACATaattttgtttagcttcaactttgCGAACATCAGAGCTGGCTGTTTTATCAGAGCTGTAAATATGTGCTTTATGCAGCACTTATTACATGTTTTTATACACATTGAGGTAGGActcaagttctcaagcagcatttttcttactttgcctatctgtaaatttctattatcaACAGAAGTATTTTGTCAGGTTGTACGTGTATGGTGAAATACACATTACCAATAAAGATGCAATTCTTCCAATGTCAAGTATATTAAGTGTAGCAATCTAATTCCACAATTTACCTTCCCCAACAAGTCTCAAAACACAAGATAAAACAAGAAAGTTAAATGCCTTTCACAAGTGCAATGTTGTACAGTTAAAAGTGATTCACTTTTATTAGGCTGGCAAACAGTCTCAATAATTAAATGAATAAGGCTCCAAGTAGTACAATCCCTAAGAAGCTCAAGGAATATCTTGTTATAGCAACATCATTTTGGCAAAGTGCCCATTTTACAAGGCTGATGCGAGTTTCACAGATACACACAGGTGATGTACGCATAAATACATACAATGGATCCATTTTGGGAAGTTTTCCGAGAAGCTTACAACTAACTTATGCTTTTACTGTAGATCAAGAACATAGCACTTTTACATCTTTGCCTCCCACATAACAATTGCACAGCCTTGCATACATGTTATTGGGCAATAATATTCCAGAATCACAACTGGTTAATACTTAATCACACAAAACCTAATATTGAAGTAGGATTTAGGGTTTGAACTCAGAATCACCATGAAATTCAGGGACAGCCTTGTTTATTTCACGAGTTAGAAATATCAATCAGCTGCACAAAGTGAAAGGGAAGGCAGGGAAAGTGAGGATGAGCCCAACAGGTGTGTGGTGAGGGTTAACTCAGTAGAACAGCTGCCTTTACAGGGAAATGGGATACTAGCTGGCTGGTTGTGTGGGCAAGGTAGTGTTGGCAAACAGGTATATATTAAGCTGATTTAAGGACCGTGTTATCTGGAACAGTAAGGTGCACTTGGTGCCCTACAAGATCACTTTATCAGAGCATTACTTATTGCTGAGCTAGAAATATGAAGCAATGCTGCCTGGGTTACAGTGTATTGGGTGGCTGTTTTAAGCGTTTCTAACTGGCTagaggaaacaaaacaaatacccAAAACTCCAGGGGGCACCTGATTCCCTGTGCAATCTGCTGAAACACTATTAAGCTGGGGGTACCTCTGGCTTAGTGAGGTGTGGGTAACGGTGCCTCAGGCCTAGAGACAAGACGTGGGCTTGACCCAAGCTAGCTGTCTTGACGATGGATGTGCGGGTGCATGAGGGAGCTGTGTATCTGGCACTCTAGGGTGCCCTGCACGATCCCCCATCGAAGCACCGCTTGGCGCTGCTGGGGCGCGGCCTAGGCGGGTGATTACCTGGAACTCCAGGGTGCACTTGGTGCCCTGCGCGATCTCCTCGTAGAAGCACTGCTTGGCGTTGTCGGGCAGCTCGAACGTGATCTCGGAGGCCCGCACGGCGCCCGCCAggcacagcagcagcaccagcccccGCAACCCCGAGATCGCGGACCAGGCCGCGGCACCAGGGCCCAGCAAGCCCCGCAGCAGCATCTCCCCGGTGGAGCGGGGAGGGGGTCTCAGCAcccggcggcggcagcagcagctaaGGGGCAAAGGGGAGAATGAGTCGGAGCAGGTCCGGGAGCGGCTCtcgctgggctgggggaggagggggagcagcagaggccGCACCGATCAGGCCTAGCGCCCAGCCCGGCACCGTGACCAGGGGCCCGCGAGCTAGACTGCgccacgggggcgggggggggcaagcGGGCGCAAAGCGGGGGAACTCACTGCGAGGGGCCCGGATGTAGTAGACGGCGGCAGCCGGTGTCTCTGCGGCGTGGCGAAAGGAGCGAACGAACTGGGAACCCGGAAGTAGCTACGCAGGTCGCGCGCCTCCGAACCGGAAGTGCTTCCCATGGTTTTGTCGACGTGGtgtttggggaggagagggcgggGCGACAGAGGACaatgggcggggcggggcaggagagGGCAATAGGCGGGGCGGTAAAGGAcaatggggcggggcggggcagcagagggcaatggggcggggcggggcagcagAGGGCAATGGGGCGGGAGAAAGATGAGGGGGGCGGGGCGATCCGCAGCCGCAGCGAGGTGTCTGGGCCCCGcgggggtgctgctggcagcagctctggtgaTAACATGCTGAGCTGTCTCCTGAAACGCTGGTCCCCCTTCCTCCCGCAATTCAGCCTGTGCCACAACCCCGCCTGCAGCTTGCTTCTCTTTCATCCCAGTCCCAGCAGATCGCGTTGCAATTGCACGGTGTAAATGCCAACTGTTCACTAATCAGGACTTTACATTCGCAACTATGAGCCTGTTCGCTTCCAGCTACCTCGTTCTGCGGCGGGCAGCATCTGTCATTCAAATTGGCCCCCTGTCACTTTAGTGTCAGGTGAAACAGTGATGGATAATAAGACCAGAAGGTAAGaga
Encoded here:
- the TMED7 gene encoding transmembrane emp24 domain-containing protein 7 codes for the protein MLLRGLLGPGAAAWSAISGLRGLVLLLCLAGAVRASEITFELPDNAKQCFYEEIAQGTKCTLEFQVITGGHYDVDCRLEDPDGIVLYKEMKKQYDSFTFTASRNGTYKFCFSNEFSTFTHKTVYFDFQVGEDPPLFPSENRVTALTQMESACVSIHEALKSVIDYQTHFRLREAQGRSRAEDLNTRVAYWSIGEAIILLVVSIGQVFLLKSFFSDKRTTTTRVGS